In Canis lupus dingo isolate Sandy chromosome 25, ASM325472v2, whole genome shotgun sequence, the genomic window ATGCtcattaaatatcttttcttttttctcctgaaCAGTTTGGTAAAGGGAGATACAGCAGCATCTTTGCCCATCATCAGCTATTCCCTTACCTCATATTCACCTTATATAGCAGAACTTTTGATGGAATCCAACATAGAGCTCATAGCGAAGAATGACTTGCGTTTTGTAGATACTGTCTATAAGGTATTTTTGAGTTTATGAATTATTTCAGGAGTCATTGGATGATTTAAGGGTTTTATAATAATCCCTTAAATATATGTGCAATCcatattttcaaatgcatttctCATTTGGATGCAGTCCCTATTAGAATCAAGATATAATTTaagtttcctttatgttttataatCTAATAAGTGGCAGTTGGTAAACATTTGTCATTGGttatcatttgcttttattatatcAAATGTTAGTAAAATTTGGCATATTGGCAGAAGTTAGAAATGTAACTATTGAGTGAGGTTTGTGGTTTGTAGAATTATGATTTAGTTATTTGTAAGAGGGAACTACAGCTTTGAGATTTTATGTTTGTTGAGGTCTGGGaccatgtgttttgttttgtttttaagattttatttattcatgacaaagagatagagataggcagagacataggcagaggaaggagagagagagagagagaaagaggcagagacataggcagagggagaagcaggctgcaagcagagagcccgatatgcACAGAAAAAATATCAAGtcctggacttgatcccaggaccctgagccaaaggcagagacgctcaaccgcttgagccacccaggcttcctgggaCCATGTCTTATATGTACTCTAGTATCTACCTTTGTACTGTATGTATACTGAACTTAATCTCATGATTAGAAAAATACCTTCAGATTACCATTAATTTTTACTCACTGGTTTTCTCACTGTTgttaaaataaaacccatttatcaaatcaatttatttttttaagtagtgagTTGCATTTGAAAAAATGGGACCTATTATGTGCAGAGTCTATGTCTCATCTTCCCTATCTTTGCCTCTAACACCCAGCAAGCTTCTATGGAAACCTAAAAGGCACTTCTAAAAAAATCCTAGGGTTCTGTAACGTGGGCTTTGAAAATTGCTGATCTAGTTGATCTATTTctctcactttacaaatgagacaTTGAAACTCAGGCCTACTAACTTGTCTAAGAAGTCATGTGCtagaagaattaaattatttttctgacatCTGGTATGGTATTTATTATCTAGTAAGTTAAGGAGGTTTTTAGTACCAATGAAGATATTTGAACTTTCTGATCATGGGCTATATTTTTTCATCTCCCTGGACAGCCATCTATTCTCTGCTACTTCCTAGCTACCTGTTTTCTCTGCGAATACCTCTCCTACCTGGTCATGACTCACACCACCCTAATAAATCTCTTTAGTACCCTTAATCCAATGGCTTgatcctcccttctcctctcagAGATGGTTTTACATTCCTGATCAGGTGGCCATTTATCATTTTGGATTTTGATTTATTCCCTTTTTACAGCTTCTTCGTGATCAATTTAATTATAAACCAATCTTGACAAAAAAACAGTTTCTCCAATGTGGATTTGCAGAATGGAAAATCCAAATTATTTGTGATATTTTGAATTGTGTGATGAAAAAGCACAAGGAATTAAGTAGTCTTGAGAAggtaattttattaattcattttaacttGTTCCAAGTGGCCCAGTATTTTAATGTATAAAGTCAATCCCCTAGATAGCAAACTAACACAGATTATTACAGTTAGTACAATTAGTACAATTATTGTAATGTTCACACCTGATGTTTCCTTTAAGTACTGGTCACTTGTTTTTAAGCATTTGTGACTTTGAACTACTAGTCCTAAGCTAACAATTCAAACATTTCCTCACTTCTTAGTTTTCAAAAGACCTGTCTCATCAGATACTTATTATTTGGCCATATTtcatatatgaaaatttaaatagaatttaaatatgtCAGCTTTCACATGAAATTAgtcttaatacttttttttttttaaagattccatcacaacaaagaaagaaaatcagttctATTAAGTCAGAACCTTTAAGCACTGAGAAGACATCTACAGAATCTGTTGGCATGGACAGCACTGGCAGGTTTATAACTTCAGGAAAGGTaggaaaattgaaagaaaatgtttcagtGTTAAGAATTATCTAATTACAGAACatttcaaacatttataaaagtaCCCATTGCTGGagtgccaggatggctcagtcagttaagtgtctgccttctgcttgagtcatgatcccaaggtcctgtcatcaagccccacattggactccctgctcagtgaggagcctacttctcccttgccctctacctgctgctcccctgcttgtgtgcatgcgctctctctctgttaaattaaaaaaaaaaaaaaaaaaaagattattcaagtACCCTTTCTCACTATCAGCAGTTTATCAACCCCTCCTTAATTGTGTTTTATCAGTACTATAACCACTTTTCCAACATCTTTCCCCCAAATCTGAAACAATGAGTCAAATCTCAGACATCATTGAAATaggtatttcaatttttttagtaCATAATTCTCTAAAAATCACGACCACAATTTCATCAttacacaaaataatataaatgatataaataacaGTTTAATCAATAGTGTTTGACATATACCTTAATATATTGTTTCAACTTTAGTAAatgttggggctcctgggtggctcagttggttaagtgtctgccttcagctcacgtcatgatctcagggtcctgggatcaagccctgagtcgggtTCTCTActcatgggaagcctgcttctccctctcttccctgctcatggtctcgctctctcgctctctctcccctctctctctcaagtaaatcaaCACAatcttctttaaaacatttaaaaataaacttttgtaaTACTTAAAAGGAAGATGGATATTTCTtctgcaaaattaaaataaaatatgttttaaataattatatgagatgtttaaaataattatatgtttaaaataattatatgagaAAACTATTAATGCAGCTCTGATGTATTTTTTCTGTGCAGAAAAAAGCTGTGGTGATCCGTCACCTGTATAATGAAGATGGCCTTAACATTCCCGAAGATACAATAAGTACTGTAACAGATGTAAGAGAAGCATTTGATGTATGTGACTTAAAGACTACTGAAATAAAGGTTCCTGAAGTAAAGTTCCTTGAAATCAAGTCTGAACAACAAGTAAGAATTTTGGACTTCTTTAGCTGATGCCAGTGTTTACTTTGATGGACATAATTACTTAAGCATCTAAGCTTTGGAATGTCTCTAAGCTTTCAAATTATTAACCGTGACACAACACCTTTGTTAccattatttaagaataaataagtcTACTGTATATGATTCCACAGATATTATTTCCTACTTATGTTTAGGGTGCTGGGCCAGGTGTTATGGGTAAGGCAAAGATGAATAAGAGATAGTACTTTGCTTCAGGGAATTTATAGTCTGGCAAGAGATAGAGATGGCACTACTCTGTACCATGTGGGTTCTCTACTATCTAtctccttcattttcctttttgggCCCTTGGGtccttttctctcactttctgaATACCTTTCCTGTTATTTCATTGCCACAGACCCTATTATATAGCATGTAATCCATACTGCTCCTGCTAAACTTTTCTGTCTGTCTTCTGTATCTGGTAACTTCTGTATATCACAGTATACAAGTTGTCCTTTATAAAATCTACCACGTGGTCATTAAACTTATTTCCCATGTATAGCAAACTGAATAGTCTCAATGCACTGTCATTTTTTGGCCACTCCCTCTTAGCTTTGTGCTAAGGGCTATTACAAAAGCTAGTTAGTGACAGTTTTATCATACCACCAGGTATTCTTCCAAGAGCTTTATGcaaattaatttaattctcacaggaACCCCATTAAGTAGGTACTGttttttttgtgtggttttttttgtgggttttttttgtatatataaggGAATTGAGACATCAGGGTTATACACCTCAGATGAGGTAATTTCACTGCCCAAGCATCTTGCCTCTACAGATCACTCAACTCTCATGCTATACTGCCTGCTGTAACTGTTGAAACAACACAGTGCAGTGAAAATGGGGatatgttgatttttaaaggaatttcagTTTGTGTAATATGATTTTTAACCTTTCTATTCATTTTAGGATATTAGAATTAATCCTGAGATTACTGCACTACAGACAATGCTTACTGAATGCCAAGAAAAGCTTCAGAAACTGGCTTTGGTAGAGAGTAGATTAgaatctttggaagaaaaaatgaaaggaaaagtgatGGTAAATGAAAAAACCTGGACTAACCTTCTAAGTCGTGTCACTCTTCTTGAAACAGAAATGCTGCTGTCTAAAAAGGTATTttctttacttaatatttataggATGTCTCAGATATAATCaagtttttattcattgttaAGTGTACATTTTAGAAAAGTTAATTAAGAGACTATTAAGATAGTGGGAAAATGTTTAGTTGAAATGAGGTCCTATTTAGATATAAcccattttgttgttgctgttacagttagtgtttttcttttttatcaaatACAATAATCTGGAAAACTATAGGTTCAGCTTTTAGAGCTTTTAATCCTCGAAGCATTTAAAATAAGGTAGGATTGTTTGACTTTTATGAGAagcttaaaattatatttctttagcaCAAATAGCCTCCTGTTTtacagggaaaagagaaaaatggacaggaaaaattaaattatgactTCCTTTTTCACTCATTTACTTTGATCAAATTTCATAGAAACGGTTAACTAAATTTGCCATAGCCTTGTCAAAtctaagaagtcttttttttttttttttttttttttttacttaggatTTCCATTTCAGGTtcagttaaaaatgtttaaacattcTTCATATCGTCTTTATATTTTATGCTTAGCAGAATATAAaaggagaacatttttcttttccttttattctaaataaaatctgttatttcAGAATAATGAATATATAGACTTCAGTGAACTCAATGAAGACTACGAATCTAGTAATGACATAGATATTCTGAATCCTGGTAAGTTCTAATGTAATGGCAATGGTATTGGTGGTACGGTAAGGAGTTTTCATGAGGATGATTTATATTGATATTTGATAATATTCCCAAGCCTTATTTTTTAGAAACTGCAGAACTCCTGGAACAAAGACAGTATTGAATTTATAGACTGCTGAAGTCAAGGATTGCTATAAAAGCCAGCTTACCTATCTTACATGACATAGTGGTTTGGGCAGTAAATTTATTAGACTACACATTTCTGATTTGATAAAATGTTTCCTCTTTgcatttatcattcattcatttatttagcaaattcCAAAGCTCAACTCTGAGATCCTTGAGATCAAGATCTTTACCTTATGTGCTGTCTAGCAGACAGAAATTAGGTCTGTACTTCTATCTCCAATATCTGAATATagagctcaatttttttttatatatagtgaaAGAATATTGAATTCCTGCTATTTGCAAAACTTTGCCTTTTCCAACTTTGCTTTTGCATGTTCATGCTTATAATTTTACTAACATGATTACATACCATACCTTTAAGCCATTTAGTTAACACATATACAAGTTTAAACCACTGTGCTGTGACTTTGATGAGTACACAGGCCACCATCTGAAATGGGTTAGATTATAAATTCAGAAACTTTATAATCTGACCATGACCAATTAGAAGAATCAAGTTTACATATAAATCCTTACATTTATACCTTATATGTACATGCTACATGGAAGCAGAGTTTGATCTCACTTGGAAGAGCAATAATTCAATCTGATTTTAGGATTATGTTAAGTTAGGAATGGTTTTTGTGACTTTTATCAGAAATAGTGTTTCCATGGGGAGCTGTAAGGTGACTTGGTGACTTGGTGTCTTGGTAAAAATCAGTGAGAAGAGGCTTTTTTATTATAAGGATTGGGTTTATGCTGGGTGATTTTGGTGACAGTTTAAAGAAGTGAGGGTTCTTCCAGTTTGAGTGCTATCAGGAAGCAGGAACTGTTtgattaataataagaaaaagctgAAATTTTCAGTGAGAAAGAAGAAGCACTCATGTTATTTGGGAGACAATATACTTGGTCATTTGTGTGTTACTGCTTACATGGTGTCCTTGTTTATAGTCATACATGACAGAGTAGTCTTTTTTGTTTCATCAAGGTAATGAAGTGACCTTATGTGATGTTGATTTTCTATGAAATTATATTCAGTGGAGGATACAGTGAGGATACTTAGGctctttctgtttttgctttgatATTTTTGTGGCTTTTTCCTACCAAGAAAAGTATCCATCAAGTTATGGTATCACAAAATTGTCGTTCCAGTATAAACTAGAAGGAAGGGTACATGTGGGCGTataaaggaaattgaagcagaaGAGTGGAAAGACAAAAACATGGAGTTATGTGGAGTCCTAAAGATTTTAGCAAAGCTGATAGGATCGGATTTGTTTTATTAGTCATCTTAAAGCAGAATAGTGATTCATTATAGGAATATAACACAAGGACAGTAATTTGTAGAGTCAgtgattttatttcagaatagTGAGAGTGTTTACTAAGGCTATAATAGTGAGGATAAGGAGGAAGAGTTTTTTTTAGCTGTTAGGCCTTGATTACTGACAGAAGTggtaaaggagagggaaaaagtcAAGACTGACCACTTGTGTTTGACTTGTGTGACTGGATACATAGTCATTACTctttaataaaatagagaattgagaaagtttgggaaaaaaaagtttacttttgaaAATCTCAAATTATGAAATACTTAGGCAAAATATCTGGAAATCAGTTGGACATAAATTTTTCTTGATTGGGAAGTACTGGCTTACAAATTTCAGGTTTCCCTGCTATCGGAAAGAAGAGCATTACTGTGAAACCTTTCATAAGCCTAAGTGGTATAAAGCAAATAAGCAATTACCATTGATTCATAAGAAAACTGGGGGCATTCCCAGAcccaaaaaataacttttcttaggcttttctgatacctaaggacacatcttgctaacagatgcatAATTAAATTGTGATAAAGCACAGTTGCTTACAGAAACAGTTCAAAGCTGTGGCGCCCTGGTGCTCAGATGCTGAGTATAACTGCCAGGGAAGGAGTTTGGCAGGGCTACTCTCACTACTCAGGGTGTGTGATGCCTCTTTAATGACTTGCTACAAAACAAGCACTGAACTAATGTGGGTCTTTTGTAAAAGACAAGTGGCATAATATGAACTTTCAAAAAGTGGGAGATACCTGTACAGTTAAATGGCAAAGGACCTAACTAGTTCTCTTAATGCAGTAAGGTCATAATTCTCCAAAGTTGGCAGTGAAAGATTGAGGGCCATGCGGAGCGAGTTGGCTAGGAAATCTTGATCTGAGAGATCCCCTGTCTTCACAGAGATCTGTTAGTAGTGACTCTGAAATTCCAAAACAATGGCCTTAGCACACTCTCATAGCACAGCTAAGAAGCCATTATGTTTAAATGAGGAAGATGATACCAATAGCTCAGGAAAGCAATAGGAAAAATTGTCACAGAAAGTAATACACACTTATCTGATCTGGCTATTAAATATGGCCTATGTTTAGTACATGCCTCATTCTGTAATCTCTGGAATGCCCTGTGTGGCTCTTCGAATTGCCACTCTAGCCTGCCTAATACCAGCATTTTCCCATCATGAAGTACACCCTTGAGGCTAGATAGATCCCTCCAATCTAGGCCCCAGAAGGCAGAATCTAGAGAGCCATTCCTTTACCTTCCATTCACCTTTCATTCTGTCTTCCCACTCTTTATTTCCTGTCCTAGgactctccccccctccccccacaattTTTGAACAGCATAATTCAATACTTTCAAAGGACACTTCTATTCATAGAAAATAACTCAAGATTGGGGAATGGTAGGTATAGTTCCTTCTTAGTTTCAAGTTATTCCTTGAAATCATCTACTGCCAACAGCTCCTGCTAAAAGACCTGGGTTGagctaaccctaacctaacctaaTTGTACAACCCTAACCTTCAGGGTTGTACAATGTGATTTTGATTGAACTGGATCAAAAGTAGACACCTAATCCAGGGAATACCAAACCAAAAGGTGTTGAGCCAgatcattttctctcccttgggAATTTGGTATTAGGATACTAAGTTAGTCAAATGATGTTGAGCCTGGGCTGAGCTGGCCATTTTGTTCAGACTCATGCAGAGGAATGGAGTAAATAGGTAAGAGAAGTAGACAAAAGAGACTGGCTCCATGTGAGATGAAAGTAAGTCTTTCTAGTTGTTTCAGTCCTCAGGTAGTAGTACTATTTCCCTAATTGAGGTTGTCTATGTAGGTTTACAATAAAACAGTCCTCATGTAAACCATTTTAAATGggtgtctaatttttttttttttttttggcatcgaTTTTGAAGCTACCTGTATCTTGGCTATAAAACATAGGGCTTATGGAATCGATTTAATAGCAGCTTGTCTTATCTGTGATGTTTTATAATTGATTTAGTTGTAAATATTTACCAtcattttgttgaataaatggtaTCATCATACTGGAAGTAGAAAGTTGTTcagttctttagaaaaaaaatctgtaaacccTGAATTTTAAGCATTGTTTTTTCCATACACTTTAACTTAGGAtagaatatttcttaatttttaaaaagtatagtcaGTGTTACTTAACTAACCAAGTGGTGGTATAGTTACCACCACTTTAAGAAAATATACCTGAATCACTTAAAAATTGTGAACTTGCCTATTTATTCAATTGATTTGCTATGATAAACATAATAGTACCTTTTGTAACTTTTGCTAGCCTATTTTTAACATCTAGATCTCTATGTCTAGGTTGTTATcttaaaagaatagtaaaaatatatCTGGGTCTGTACTATTAGCCACTTCAtattaaaatgtctgtttttcttccatttatacataaaatatttagatgacTCCACTGTGAAAGGAAAAGATAACCTAAAAATTAATTTCCCCACAgacagaaaaagcaaagagaggCAAACAAGTATTCCTCTTTCCTCTGGCTATAGTACTGTGTCATCAGATTCAACTCCCAGAACCTCAAGTACTAGTTACTGTGGTTTGAAAGAGAATTCAGAGGTAAGAAAAACTGGCAACTGCTTAGATGATTTCCTTTCTAAGGTCAGGAGAACAAGCAAGCATTAGATTTAGTTGTATATGCCATTGGCAAGAAAAATAGTGCAACTGTAAATCTTAATCTCTCGTTAAAATTCTTTATGATAAGTAAATAGTACTTTATGCAATGTTTTAGAGTGGGTTTTATATGTTCGTGGTCCATCTTTGATGATGGTTTACTTTGAGAAATCGCCTaaatttgttgctttttaaattaaaggaaacaacaatccagaaaatggaaaggatgaaaaaaatgtaagtaacaGAAAGGggcaacagaaattcatttctctatAGGGAATTGTATTGGATTACAGTATATATAGAAAGCGCATATGTGTTTCAAACCTTAAAGGTCTCTCAATCAGGTGTGGAATTTCCTTCAGGACTCCAGTGGATAATAAATCCACCTACAGTTATGTGTTTGTGAGATGAGTCACTGTTTTGGTTTCCAACAAGTGATGTAAAACATTGTTAATGGAATTAATTGTGGGATTAAACAGTgcagagatatttttggttgaaAGTTAATCAAGAGTATTATCTACTTTTGATAACTGATTTAgcgaaatattaaataatatttgtaggTGGAGAGTTTGGAAACATTTTAAGTATTGTTAAAGTATTGCCAGCCTTTCAGACCGTATTGGTAAAGTAATACTAAAAATGATACTTGTATCTTGTACAGATGTGAAACTATAAATGGTTATTAAAGAACActtaaaaggaaatatgaaatgAACTTGTATTAGATTATGCACCCCACTACTTTAACTGTAttgctttgaaaattaataaGCACTAAAATAacttatgctttaaaaattaaagactcaTAATTGACTTTGGTTGCTGTTTCTCCTTTCTGACCATAGTATATCCTTAATTTATTATGTAcccataaataagaaaaatactgagatttattttagattcaaaaGCATAATTTCAGCGACTTAAATCCTATGCCTtattacgatttttttttttttttgcttaatgttATTTACTTCTTATATTTCAGGTTTGAAGAAACTGCAGAGTTACTGAAATGTCCAAATCATTAATTATAGAATTTTCTACAGGAACTTCTCTAGGACTTTGGCTACTGTACATGttgtatattttaagaattctctataaattttaatatgctgcaatatttttatgaagaatttgAATTCCATTTGGCATATGAGTTTTTTCCAGTAttgaataaatacttatttttatgctATGATTACACTTCTTTActctattttacttttctaaggaAAACCTATGTgccaatatatttcttttacagaGTGAAGTCATTACAGCACTGTATTTTTGTGTTGACATTTGTTGGCAGTGTGCTAagtaatatgttttttaaagtacaggCTTGTGGACTATGGTTTACATCCTGTTGGAAACATTCCAATTGGGACTTGTGTATTGTACCCATGAGGCTCTCATGCATACCATCTTGCCGTCTGTACTGACTAATATGTtgtaatgaaaagttaaaaatgctcattgaaaattaaataaaaatgcgATTTTATGTTTAACCAAAAAGCAGTAATACATTTTCAGTTAACAGTGAAAGAGTGAAGGTATGATTCTCTTTTTGTATTTGGAAACTGGTCAGAAAGTTCATCATGAAAAATGTGTTGAGTATTTTAGTGCTCTATTCCATAACACATTTTAAGACCAGCAGCACAGACACAGATGGTGGCCATCCAGTATTACAAGATATACagtatggttttttgttttcttttaagtgatgggaagttctattttttctagaggaaaagtcttagatgaagagaaaaatgaaattcacttTAAATTACCAGATGCATTACTAGacaaatgatctttttttaactttatacaTAAAAAACGTAATAATAGCCCTGgttaatctttaagaaaattgattccattatttggaaggaaaaaggaatattttttctttattattatttagatcatctgattgtattttatttattctttgtttatatTCTATAAGTGTATTTTGATATTTGTCACATGAAACAGTTAAAATTCTGTGTagaaataactaaagaaaacattttttagtatTCTGTTTGGTTATTAGACTTTAAAGCTTAggaatttttaaagtcaaaactACAAGTTTAAATTTAGTAcaatttcagtaaatatttatagaattaatgaaccaaatcagatttttttaattataaaaaattataaaaatcaagatattaCAGCTATTAACGGAAAAActagtaacttttaaaaatatcagtaccAGCATGGAATTATAGCACCACCTTGTGGTTCATATGCCAGTGTTTTACCTTTTATTAAAACAAGTGATTCCCaacaaaaatgatattttctcttttgaaaaactcaattaaaaaaaaaaaaaacacgtttcCTGTGCAACACAGAAAAAATAagtctccttttctctgtctctttcttctgtccctcttttctatatatagcatacatacacagttgacccttgtACAGCACAGGTATGAATGGTGCAGAACTGCCCAGGTCTACTTTTAACATGGATTTTTtatagtacagtactataaatgtatttttttctcccttatgattttcttataacatttccttttctctagtttactttattgtaagaatacagtatgtagtatatataacattaaaaagatGCTGTTATatcatcttttatgtttttagaaaggattctggtcaacagtaggctactagttaagtttttggggagttcAAAGTTATTTGCAGGATTTGACTGCATGGAGGGTAGACTTCCTGACACCTGTGTTCAGCGGTCAATTGTACTCACAATTAGATGATTTGACATTTCTTTAGTCCTAATTTACATATAGTATGCAAAATATAAGTAGCTATTGAAAATATGGTAAAAGATGTCTTATCAACTGGAAATTTGGAATCCactttttatagtatttttatctaACAACTTTAAACGAGAACTAATAAAATCAACTCATACACTATGTTTACTTACAAAGAATCTCTACACTACCCTGACAACATAATCTttgcagaaaacaaaactaacttGACTTTGAAGTTACtgaataatagccaaattatttattaactcttttagaaatagtagaaaaattttaaagttttctcagaTAATTTGGTAAGTAGCTTGTAACCTTAAACCGCTTTTTTAACATGAGAGTCTTGAGAAAGTAAGAGAGGAGAATCTTAGAGAGATTCCTTGGAGCTACATTATTAAACCTTTAATGGGAATTTTCACTAACTCCATTCCATTAATTCTCCCATAACCTGGATAAAAGGTATTTATTATACCGCCAACAAAGTCATCTGCAGCTTGTGCTGCCCTACCTGTACTATACTCTGTGAGTAGGCCTGGATAAAGCTTGTATTAGAATGCTAAACAAATGTGTAAAGTAAAATACTACTTAGAACAGACTCAAGAAAAGTAACATCAACAATGTGAAAATCCCAGGCAAAGATATAAGGAGTTGGAGAAAAATAGTTCTATGTTTTGTCctagaatttttaatataatgtacatggaataaatatattcactaaaaaataaaacttaaagactTTGGAACTGCATTTTATACCATTCATTACTCACAGCTTTATATAATTGACAGGCTCTTggggaaacattaaaaattaaaggacCTTGTCAGTTTTACAAACTACAACACTTTTGGAGCTCAAGTAAcattatagatttaatttttactttttaacaatCCCCAGGTCCatctgtcctctttcttttaagcTGAAAGTTGTAGAGAAGGTAAAGAGGTAGAGGAGTGTGAAACTTTAAAGTTCAGctacaaaattaaaactttaattgtGTCACTTGAGTTTTAATGTTTTAGTGAACATGGTAGGTTCCTTACACTACTCAGaatgaaagaagctagaaaagCAGCACTGACAGCAGTAGCAACATGCAATTTATTTGGGAGTGGTAGTGGTGaaagtttctattttataatgatttttatttattttatttttttattatagctaaTAGTTGTAGGAATGGGGaccattatttttctctctgaagcCAACTAAAAATTACTCAGAAAattgtaatttgattttttttaaaaagggtttcaAATGCAAAATGTTCaactcaacattttaaaactaaaaacagaaggCTTAAGCATCccaaatgtataaattatttgaattttatattatggATGGgtggtaagaaaaggaaaagcagagaatCACAATACTAATTACCCAAGAAAGTTGAACAGTGGGATGTAGAGAGATGGAAATAG contains:
- the CEP44 gene encoding centrosomal protein of 44 kDa isoform X1 — encoded protein: MATGDLKRSLRNLEQVLRMLNYPQEVDCVGLVKGDTAASLPIISYSLTSYSPYIAELLMESNIELIAKNDLRFVDTVYKLLRDQFNYKPILTKKQFLQCGFAEWKIQIICDILNCVMKKHKELSSLEKIPSQQRKKISSIKSEPLSTEKTSTESVGMDSTGRFITSGKKKAVVIRHLYNEDGLNIPEDTISTVTDVREAFDVCDLKTTEIKVPEVKFLEIKSEQQDIRINPEITALQTMLTECQEKLQKLALVESRLESLEEKMKGKVMVNEKTWTNLLSRVTLLETEMLLSKKNNEYIDFSELNEDYESSNDIDILNPDRKSKERQTSIPLSSGYSTVSSDSTPRTSSTSYCGLKENSEIQREREAETQAEGEAGSMHREPDVGFDPGSPGSRPGPKAGAKLLRHPGIPRIKILK
- the CEP44 gene encoding centrosomal protein of 44 kDa isoform X2, translating into MATGDLKRSLRNLEQVLRMLNYPQEVDCVGLVKGDTAASLPIISYSLTSYSPYIAELLMESNIELIAKNDLRFVDTVYKLLRDQFNYKPILTKKQFLQCGFAEWKIQIICDILNCVMKKHKELSSLEKIPSQQRKKISSIKSEPLSTEKTSTESVGMDSTGRFITSGKKKAVVIRHLYNEDGLNIPEDTISTVTDVREAFDVCDLKTTEIKVPEVKFLEIKSEQQDIRINPEITALQTMLTECQEKLQKLALVESRLESLEEKMKGKVMVNEKTWTNLLSRVTLLETEMLLSKKNNEYIDFSELNEDYESSNDIDILNPDRKSKERQTSIPLSSGYSTVSSDSTPRTSSTSYCGLKENSEETTIQKMERMKKMFEETAELLKCPNH
- the CEP44 gene encoding centrosomal protein of 44 kDa isoform X5 — its product is MATGDLKRSLRNLEQVLRMLNYPQEVDCVGLVKGDTAASLPIISYSLTSYSPYIAELLMESNIELIAKNDLRFVDTVYKKKAVVIRHLYNEDGLNIPEDTISTVTDVREAFDVCDLKTTEIKVPEVKFLEIKSEQQDIRINPEITALQTMLTECQEKLQKLALVESRLESLEEKMKGKVMVNEKTWTNLLSRVTLLETEMLLSKKNNEYIDFSELNEDYESSNDIDILNPDRKSKERQTSIPLSSGYSTVSSDSTPRTSSTSYCGLKENSEIQREREAETQAEGEAGSMHREPDVGFDPGSPGSRPGPKAGAKLLRHPGIPRIKILK
- the CEP44 gene encoding centrosomal protein of 44 kDa isoform X4, which translates into the protein MATGDLKRSLRNLEQVLRMLNYPQEVDCVGLVKGDTAASLPIISYSLTSYSPYIAELLMESNIELIAKNDLRFVDTVYKLLRDQFNYKPILTKKQFLQCGFAEWKIQIICDILNCVMKKHKELSSLEKIPSQQRKKISSIKSEPLSTEKTSTESVGMDSTGRFITSGKKKAVVIRHLYNEDGLNIPEDTISTVTDVREAFDVCDLKTTEIKVPEVKFLEIKSEQQDIRINPEITALQTMLTECQEKLQKLALVESRLESLEEKMKGKVMVNEKTWTNLLSRVTLLETEMLLSKKNNEYIDFSELNEDYESSNDIDILNPDRKSKERQTSIPLSSGYSTVSSDSTPRTSSTSYCGLKENSEV
- the CEP44 gene encoding centrosomal protein of 44 kDa isoform X3, whose protein sequence is MATGDLKRSLRNLEQVLRMLNYPQEVDCVGLVKGDTAASLPIISYSLTSYSPYIAELLMESNIELIAKNDLRFVDTVYKLLRDQFNYKPILTKKQFLQCGFAEWKIQIICDILNCVMKKHKELSSLEKIPSQQRKKISSIKSEPLSTEKTSTESVGMDSTGRFITSGKKKAVVIRHLYNEDGLNIPEDTISTVTDVREAFDVCDLKTTEIKVPEVKFLEIKSEQQDIRINPEITALQTMLTECQEKLQKLALVESRLESLEEKMKGKVMVNEKTWTNLLSRVTLLETEMLLSKKNNEYIDFSELNEDYESSNDIDILNPDRKSKERQTSIPLSSGYSTVSSDSTPRTSSTSYCGLKENSEILFIHERHRE